In Paenarthrobacter sp. GOM3, a single window of DNA contains:
- a CDS encoding NAD-dependent epimerase/dehydratase family protein gives MLEADNIVDVIGLTRRPANETQTLRGTFVGGDVTDVGSLRRAVAGMDIAINASSYTGKSRDLADSVNHRGTLNLVSACKTHGVPLIQISTTAIYGTGPHRNLAVGGAEIRPESVVSRARALADDAVLQSGGTVIRPHLIYGPGDRWFIPALAKIFGHLKTRIDGAENLLSVIDAHQLGQLIAGLARVGYSQGGAFHAALPAPVTIGQILHCINDRIVPLELDSSVSRKWAEPIMEALGLTRHQINLIAEDHWYNSEAIWEIARVVPVTVGISETTASWYKKYLGFSHLDWATDKKP, from the coding sequence GTGCTTGAAGCAGACAATATCGTCGACGTTATAGGGCTGACGCGACGTCCCGCAAACGAAACCCAAACACTACGAGGAACCTTTGTCGGAGGTGACGTCACCGACGTCGGTTCGCTTAGGCGGGCCGTGGCGGGGATGGACATTGCGATCAACGCCTCGTCGTACACGGGAAAATCCCGCGACCTTGCCGATTCAGTCAACCACCGCGGAACACTCAACCTTGTCTCAGCATGCAAAACACATGGCGTGCCACTCATTCAGATCAGCACGACGGCGATATACGGCACCGGGCCTCATCGAAACCTGGCTGTGGGAGGGGCCGAAATACGTCCTGAATCTGTGGTCAGCCGGGCTCGTGCCCTCGCCGATGACGCCGTCCTGCAATCAGGCGGAACAGTCATCAGACCCCACCTCATCTACGGGCCGGGAGACCGATGGTTCATCCCGGCCTTGGCGAAGATTTTCGGACATCTCAAGACGCGTATTGACGGTGCCGAGAATCTTCTCTCGGTCATTGATGCGCACCAGCTGGGTCAACTGATCGCCGGTCTTGCGAGGGTCGGCTATTCGCAGGGAGGAGCTTTCCACGCAGCTCTGCCGGCACCTGTCACAATCGGCCAGATACTCCACTGCATCAACGACCGCATCGTCCCCCTTGAATTGGATTCGTCTGTCTCCCGTAAATGGGCAGAGCCCATCATGGAAGCCTTGGGCCTGACCCGGCATCAGATCAACCTCATCGCCGAAGACCACTGGTACAACTCGGAGGCCATCTGGGAGATAGCGAGGGTAGTGCCCGTCACCGTCGGCATCTCAGAAACGACAGCTTCTTGGTACAAGAAGTATCTGGGTTTCAGTCATTTGGACTGGGCAACAGACAAGAAGCCGTGA
- a CDS encoding RNA polymerase sigma factor — MVSPRIFPDDDVVGRSGHPTPGFCGGQRLPSRGVGSIAGVCESRIPPRLRHTWVCGGQVQGMSYLSRAADSQRAFRFLYESAYADLLKFVQRRTDPANAEDVVAETFLIVWRRFQEVPGNQDDARAWIFGIARNLLLNARRSEQRQQALGVRLAEASMEYPSDSHADLVSSRVDLSRAWALLSEVHQETLGLAVFENLAAPQAARVVGISPVAFRLRLTRARRALRLLLEHSPHKAHATSTPTLSEKASTP; from the coding sequence ATGGTGTCTCCCAGAATTTTCCCAGACGATGATGTGGTTGGACGGTCCGGCCACCCTACCCCGGGGTTCTGCGGGGGACAACGGTTGCCTTCGCGCGGGGTTGGGAGTATTGCGGGCGTGTGCGAATCGAGAATTCCGCCAAGGCTGCGACACACTTGGGTATGTGGCGGACAGGTACAGGGTATGAGCTACCTATCGAGAGCCGCTGACAGCCAACGGGCCTTTCGGTTTCTATATGAGTCCGCATATGCCGACCTCCTGAAATTCGTTCAACGCCGAACAGATCCGGCGAATGCCGAGGACGTCGTGGCGGAGACATTTCTGATCGTTTGGCGGCGGTTCCAGGAAGTACCGGGGAACCAGGATGACGCCCGAGCCTGGATCTTTGGAATCGCACGCAATCTGTTGCTGAATGCCCGTCGCAGTGAACAGCGGCAACAGGCCCTCGGAGTCCGTCTGGCTGAAGCGTCGATGGAATACCCTTCGGATTCCCACGCCGACCTGGTCAGCAGCCGGGTTGACCTAAGCAGGGCTTGGGCGCTCCTTTCGGAGGTCCATCAGGAAACCCTTGGGCTCGCCGTATTTGAAAACCTGGCCGCGCCCCAAGCAGCTCGTGTCGTCGGAATCTCGCCAGTGGCCTTTCGACTGCGCCTCACCCGAGCCCGGCGAGCTTTGAGGCTCCTGCTGGAACATTCCCCGCACAAGGCTCATGCCACGTCTACCCCGACGCTTTCAGAAAAGGCATCGACACCATGA
- the ggt gene encoding gamma-glutamyltransferase, protein MTHVRRQLAAVTAALALTVTSGAMASPALADPRQTDKVPTVTGYGGAVSTVDPEASAAAIEVLRKGGNAADAAVAAAATLGVTEPYSAGIGGGGYFVYYDAKTKQVGTIDGRETAPAGITNDAFIDPATKKPYNFTPELVTSGVSVGVPGTAATWEQALKRWGTMGLDDALKPAIKVATRGFVVDNTFRKQTLDNKLRFNAFTSTQDLFLPGGDAPAVGSVFQNHDLAATYKLLAKEGADAFYRGGLAEEIAKTVQAPPKTADTALPVPVGSMTAADLANYKVENQDATKVQYRGYDVYGMAPSSSGGTTVGEALNILENYNLKDMQPVDALHHYIEASSLAYADRGAYVGDPNFVDVPTETLLSDVFAKERACGIGPTAATKPVAPGNIETYDGVCPPSAAPLADETDTENISTTNMTVADKWGNVVEYTLTIEQTGGSGIVVPGRGFLLNNELTDFSTEYKATDPNRIEPGKRPRSSMSPTIILKDGNPFLALGSPGGSTIITTVLQTILNRVDLGMTVSEALAAPRAAPRNGATVTSEPAFIAKYGDGLKSLGHQLVPAGDGLTSDPEIGAATAIEFNKDGSTTAAAEPVRRGGGSAMVVKATKGR, encoded by the coding sequence ATGACACATGTGAGACGTCAATTGGCTGCTGTCACGGCAGCCTTAGCGCTGACCGTGACCAGCGGAGCGATGGCCAGTCCAGCCCTCGCCGACCCCCGCCAAACTGACAAAGTCCCTACGGTCACGGGCTACGGCGGGGCTGTCAGCACCGTGGATCCTGAAGCCTCGGCGGCGGCCATCGAAGTGCTGCGCAAGGGTGGCAACGCGGCCGACGCTGCCGTCGCCGCAGCGGCCACCCTCGGCGTCACCGAACCTTACAGCGCAGGCATTGGCGGCGGTGGCTACTTTGTCTACTACGACGCCAAGACCAAGCAGGTTGGCACCATAGACGGCCGTGAAACCGCCCCGGCCGGCATCACCAACGATGCGTTCATCGACCCCGCTACCAAGAAGCCCTACAACTTCACCCCCGAACTGGTGACCAGCGGCGTCTCGGTCGGAGTCCCCGGCACCGCCGCAACCTGGGAGCAAGCGCTGAAGCGTTGGGGCACCATGGGTTTGGACGATGCCCTGAAACCCGCCATCAAGGTAGCTACCCGCGGTTTCGTGGTGGACAACACCTTCCGCAAGCAGACACTCGATAACAAGCTCCGCTTCAATGCCTTCACCTCCACGCAGGACCTGTTCCTTCCCGGTGGCGACGCTCCCGCCGTCGGAAGCGTGTTCCAGAACCACGATCTCGCGGCGACGTACAAGCTGCTCGCAAAAGAGGGCGCTGACGCCTTCTATCGCGGTGGTCTTGCCGAAGAAATCGCCAAAACCGTCCAGGCTCCCCCGAAGACCGCGGACACAGCACTTCCCGTCCCTGTCGGTTCAATGACCGCGGCCGACCTGGCCAATTACAAGGTGGAGAACCAGGACGCCACCAAGGTGCAGTACCGCGGATACGACGTTTACGGTATGGCTCCGTCCAGCAGCGGCGGCACCACGGTGGGCGAAGCGTTGAACATCCTGGAGAACTACAACCTCAAGGACATGCAGCCGGTGGACGCCCTGCATCACTACATCGAGGCCAGTTCGCTTGCCTACGCTGATCGTGGTGCCTACGTGGGCGATCCCAACTTCGTCGATGTCCCCACCGAGACCTTGCTGAGTGATGTGTTCGCTAAGGAACGTGCTTGCGGGATCGGTCCAACGGCAGCCACGAAGCCGGTCGCTCCCGGCAATATAGAGACGTACGACGGCGTGTGCCCGCCTTCTGCGGCACCGCTCGCCGATGAGACGGATACAGAGAACATTTCGACGACGAACATGACCGTCGCCGACAAGTGGGGCAACGTGGTGGAGTACACGCTGACGATCGAACAGACCGGTGGATCCGGAATCGTTGTGCCCGGCCGTGGCTTCCTGCTCAACAACGAACTGACCGATTTCAGCACGGAATACAAAGCCACTGACCCGAATCGGATCGAACCAGGCAAGCGTCCCAGGTCATCTATGTCGCCCACCATCATCCTGAAGGACGGCAATCCGTTCCTGGCCCTCGGTTCCCCAGGTGGTTCCACCATCATCACTACGGTCCTGCAGACCATTCTGAACCGGGTGGATCTGGGAATGACGGTGTCCGAAGCCCTTGCCGCTCCCCGCGCGGCGCCCAGGAACGGCGCGACGGTGACTTCCGAACCAGCCTTCATCGCCAAGTATGGCGACGGGCTGAAGTCCCTCGGCCATCAGCTGGTTCCTGCTGGTGACGGCCTCACGTCAGATCCGGAAATCGGTGCCGCAACAGCAATCGAGTTCAACAAGGATGGATCTACAACTGCTGCTGCCGAGCCGGTTCGTCGAGGCGGCGGTTCAGCGATGGTGGTCAAAGCTACGAAGGGACGCTGA
- a CDS encoding ABC transporter ATP-binding protein codes for MKIHASFEHFSKKRGSRFAVEDLTFDVRAGSVMGLIGPNGAGKSTALAGLTGLLDPTSGRATVFGSDYRTLRRPAAKVGVYLDGMDVEPGLTGRRHLQICQLAAGADRESVDRVLEQVDLVADAGRKVRDYSLGMRQRLGIASALVGSPQLLVLDEPANGLDPEGIQWLRWFLRDFAAAGGSALVSSHQLMELEQVADEVVILKQRTLFRGTMDEAKAMGGGSLESAYFTILGAAAE; via the coding sequence ATGAAAATCCATGCCAGTTTCGAGCACTTCAGCAAGAAACGAGGCTCGAGATTCGCCGTCGAAGACCTGACGTTCGACGTTCGGGCCGGGTCCGTCATGGGACTGATCGGCCCCAATGGGGCAGGGAAAAGTACTGCGCTCGCGGGCTTGACCGGGCTCTTGGACCCGACCTCCGGCCGGGCTACGGTTTTCGGCTCCGACTACCGGACGCTCCGGCGGCCCGCCGCCAAGGTGGGGGTGTACCTGGATGGGATGGACGTGGAGCCGGGGCTTACCGGACGGCGACACCTCCAGATCTGCCAACTCGCGGCAGGGGCTGACCGGGAAAGTGTGGACCGCGTCCTTGAACAGGTGGATCTCGTCGCCGACGCAGGCCGGAAGGTCCGGGACTACTCGTTGGGCATGCGGCAACGCCTTGGGATTGCGTCCGCTCTTGTCGGGAGCCCACAGCTCCTTGTCCTCGATGAACCGGCGAACGGGCTGGACCCCGAAGGTATCCAATGGCTCCGATGGTTCCTGCGCGATTTCGCTGCCGCAGGAGGGAGCGCACTGGTCTCGAGCCACCAACTTATGGAACTGGAACAGGTAGCTGATGAAGTAGTCATTCTCAAGCAAAGAACGCTGTTCCGGGGAACCATGGACGAGGCGAAGGCCATGGGCGGCGGCAGCCTTGAATCCGCGTACTTCACCATTCTCGGGGCGGCGGCCGAATGA
- the mpaP gene encoding daptide biosynthesis intramembrane metalloprotease has product MSRTTKAGTTVEWPVQLAPTASIDEPLQEGGPWIVAVNGVPKARVSADVAHVLKVVDGQKDPAQVAVRLGSPWTSADVMGIVRQLAHTGMFDGGAGPAEVRRVQFRAPLTLQFTLFNPAPLLQALRPVVAAMMRPAAAILALLLLLGGLMGAAIAGPQLWRVLASPLPVEAYLYVVGAMFVSTLLHELGHGMALSYFGGTPRRIGIMLFYLSPAFFCDVTDGWRLSSRKQRVLVALAGPLVHVALGSTALTLQTLLPESSVKDAAVLYGLICYAVAVLNLFPFIKLDGYVALMSAVDIPHLRKKSLNALGEIVSARVLGSKTTFRSEGLLPWFGLACFISGIVFMLVGFQRLMPIFLQLGYPGHVVVLLVLCLLAGMAAKSVYRFFSTAAKTGSALWRRILVALLGFLIAGLLLAIIPVRPVTVAGYTYHDGQLSVVIPLEGSSYVPSPGDHVTLQSQGMIIHENLGRATLGEQPPSTSMAPLDTLVPVALEGDSLPVLAFPARLESGTNLSSSGRAEITSQHQSSLGEWLWDSVTKSPLWPVHPVEATKGRP; this is encoded by the coding sequence ATGAGCCGCACAACCAAAGCCGGAACCACTGTGGAATGGCCGGTTCAACTCGCACCCACGGCTTCCATCGACGAACCGTTGCAGGAGGGCGGGCCGTGGATTGTTGCCGTGAACGGTGTGCCGAAAGCGCGCGTCTCCGCCGACGTCGCCCATGTCCTCAAAGTGGTGGACGGCCAGAAGGATCCGGCGCAGGTTGCCGTCCGTTTGGGGTCGCCGTGGACATCTGCGGATGTCATGGGAATTGTGCGTCAGCTCGCGCACACCGGAATGTTCGACGGCGGCGCGGGGCCAGCCGAGGTGCGACGGGTCCAGTTCCGGGCGCCGCTGACATTGCAGTTCACGCTGTTCAACCCGGCCCCGCTGCTGCAGGCACTTCGGCCGGTGGTCGCCGCGATGATGCGACCTGCTGCAGCCATCCTTGCTTTGTTGTTGCTGCTGGGAGGCTTGATGGGCGCCGCGATAGCGGGACCCCAACTGTGGCGGGTCCTCGCCTCGCCACTTCCTGTTGAAGCGTACCTGTACGTTGTTGGCGCGATGTTTGTGTCCACGCTTTTGCATGAGCTGGGGCACGGGATGGCCCTCAGTTACTTTGGCGGAACACCGCGACGCATCGGGATCATGCTGTTCTACCTGTCGCCCGCGTTCTTCTGCGATGTTACAGACGGGTGGCGGTTGAGCTCACGAAAACAACGGGTACTGGTTGCCCTCGCGGGGCCCCTGGTACACGTTGCCCTTGGCAGTACAGCCTTGACTCTCCAAACCCTTCTTCCTGAGTCATCCGTGAAGGACGCGGCAGTCCTGTACGGTCTGATCTGCTACGCCGTGGCAGTCCTGAACCTTTTTCCTTTCATCAAACTGGATGGCTACGTCGCGTTGATGTCCGCCGTGGACATCCCCCACCTCCGCAAGAAATCGCTGAACGCGCTGGGCGAGATCGTTAGCGCCCGCGTTCTCGGCTCTAAGACGACTTTCAGGAGCGAAGGCCTCCTGCCGTGGTTCGGACTCGCGTGCTTCATATCCGGGATCGTCTTCATGCTGGTCGGGTTCCAGCGACTCATGCCGATCTTTCTGCAGCTCGGATACCCGGGGCACGTGGTTGTTCTCCTGGTCCTTTGCCTGTTGGCGGGAATGGCGGCCAAAAGTGTGTACCGGTTTTTCAGCACAGCGGCCAAAACCGGAAGTGCGCTGTGGCGGCGGATCCTCGTTGCGCTGCTGGGGTTTCTGATCGCTGGCTTGCTCCTGGCCATCATTCCGGTGAGGCCTGTGACGGTAGCCGGGTACACCTATCACGACGGCCAATTGAGCGTGGTGATCCCGCTTGAAGGCTCGTCCTATGTGCCCTCACCCGGGGACCACGTCACCTTGCAATCGCAGGGAATGATCATTCACGAGAACCTGGGCCGGGCCACGCTCGGCGAGCAACCGCCGTCGACATCCATGGCACCGCTGGACACACTGGTTCCCGTAGCGCTGGAAGGCGACAGCCTTCCCGTCCTCGCGTTCCCAGCGCGCTTGGAATCAGGGACCAATCTTTCCTCCTCAGGACGCGCTGAAATCACCAGCCAACACCAATCAAGCCTGGGGGAGTGGCTGTGGGATTCGGTCACGAAGTCACCGTTGTGGCCCGTCCATCCCGTCGAAGCAACGAAAGGACGACCATGA